TTTGTCGACCAAATGTGATCCAATGAAACCTGCACCGCCCGTCACCAAAACGTTCATAATCACGCTTCCTCCTCTTCTTCTTCGATGTTTTTCGCCTCTTCAGGTATCTCTTGAACGTTCACGATCCTTTTGCTTTCTTCGAGAAATTCCTTCAATTCTTGTACCTTACTTTCGTCGAAATTCACCATTATATCATAGAACTTTTTAAATCTGCTTCTAGTTTTTGTGTCCAAAAAGTGTGAAAAATGACGTGCGAGTTTCTCGGCTGTGGGTGAAGGTATTCCCATTACATAGAAAAAGAAATTTCTGAGTCTGTTTTGGGAACCCCTGAGTGATCTTGCCTTTCTTTTACCTTTCTCTGTAAGTGTGATATAACCGTACTTTTCATACTCTACGTATCCAAGTTCTGAAAGTCTTTTCATAGCATTCGTTACACTGGGTAAACTGACACCCATCTTTCTCGCAATGACGCTCACCCTTGCAGCTGGTTGTTTTTGAAGGATCTCTTGAATCACGGCAAGATAGTCTTCGAGAGCTGGTGTCAGCGTTTTCTTCCTGCCCCTTGGCATCTTATCAAACCTCCTT
The Thermotoga sp. KOL6 genome window above contains:
- a CDS encoding metal-dependent transcriptional regulator, with product MPRGRKKTLTPALEDYLAVIQEILQKQPAARVSVIARKMGVSLPSVTNAMKRLSELGYVEYEKYGYITLTEKGKRKARSLRGSQNRLRNFFFYVMGIPSPTAEKLARHFSHFLDTKTRSRFKKFYDIMVNFDESKVQELKEFLEESKRIVNVQEIPEEAKNIEEEEEEA